From Chlamydiota bacterium, a single genomic window includes:
- a CDS encoding carbamoyltransferase HypF translates to MRIVSEALEGLRSPPRRIFACGADSKGCCGLLSGGRLRLSGGHGDLAETDNLARFLAAARGMVEEEEVEPGLVAHDLHPHYFSRAAAALFPASPRLAVQHHHAHVAAVLAQHSCAEEVIGVVFDGAGLGTDGAVWGGEFLAVSPRDWKRCGHLAYLGMPGGDAAAREPWRMGLSLLHAAMGTAAFDAPVLFRDRSAAARRPLEAMLERAVLAPRTSSCGRLFDAVAAILGIAPATQREAEAAIELERRASLSDDREAYPFPLLAKGDGFEARCEDFVAALMADLRRGVSTEVAAKRFHNGLAALILRAAREIRRSRGCRAVALCGGVFQNRLLADGASGMLREAGFETLESPAVPLNDFGICVGQLWVALRADRGNEPEGGTDRCAWRCRD, encoded by the coding sequence GTGAGGATCGTTTCCGAGGCGTTGGAGGGGCTGCGGTCCCCGCCGCGGCGCATCTTCGCCTGCGGCGCGGATTCGAAAGGGTGCTGCGGGCTGCTCTCCGGCGGGCGCCTGCGCCTGTCGGGGGGGCACGGCGACCTCGCGGAGACCGACAACCTCGCCCGGTTCCTGGCCGCGGCGCGGGGGATGGTCGAGGAGGAAGAGGTCGAACCGGGGCTCGTCGCCCACGATCTCCATCCGCACTATTTCTCGCGGGCCGCGGCGGCGCTCTTCCCCGCATCCCCCCGTCTCGCCGTCCAGCACCATCACGCGCATGTCGCGGCGGTGCTCGCGCAGCATTCCTGCGCCGAGGAGGTTATCGGCGTCGTCTTCGACGGCGCCGGCCTCGGCACGGACGGGGCGGTCTGGGGGGGGGAGTTCCTGGCGGTCTCCCCGCGCGACTGGAAGCGCTGCGGGCACCTCGCCTACCTCGGGATGCCGGGCGGGGACGCGGCGGCGCGCGAGCCGTGGAGGATGGGCCTCTCCCTGCTCCACGCCGCGATGGGGACGGCGGCGTTCGACGCCCCGGTGCTGTTCAGGGACCGTTCGGCGGCCGCGCGGAGGCCGCTCGAGGCGATGCTGGAGAGGGCGGTCCTGGCCCCCCGCACCTCGAGCTGCGGCCGGCTCTTCGACGCGGTGGCCGCGATCCTCGGGATCGCCCCCGCGACGCAGCGGGAGGCGGAGGCCGCGATCGAGCTGGAGCGGCGGGCATCCCTCTCCGACGACCGGGAGGCGTACCCGTTCCCCCTTCTCGCGAAGGGGGACGGGTTCGAGGCCCGCTGCGAGGATTTCGTGGCGGCCCTGATGGCGGATCTGCGCCGCGGCGTTTCGACCGAGGTCGCCGCCAAAAGATTCCACAACGGGCTCGCGGCGCTCATCCTGCGCGCGGCGCGGGAAATCAGGCGCTCACGCGGCTGCCGTGCGGTGGCGCTGTGCGGGGGGGTGTTTCAAAACCGGCTGCTCGCGGACGGGGCCTCGGGGATGCTCCGGGAGGCGGGCTTCGAGACGCTCGAGAGCCCCGCGGTCCCGCTGAACGATTTCGGGATCTGCGTCGGCCAGCTGTGGGTCGCGCTCCGCGCGGATCGCGGCAACGAGCCGGAGGGGGGGACGGACCGATGTGCGTGGCGGTGCCGGGACTGA
- a CDS encoding tetratricopeptide repeat protein — MILRIALPVVAAVAVHQPLQGLDPLFPGNAPAPASAVSPSGATPSSSPAAPSESGADAARAAVAEGERLLAEGDFDGALKAFTKAAALDPKNADAYNGAGNCYYAQEKIDLAIEAFKRAVAHDPGMSSAYFNLGHCHAVKQQWELAIIHYGKAVKDNPKNAKAHFELANAYFITKNYPNAKLHYEKAAEIFGEKTSQGEDALRNALKVELLMKRMGG, encoded by the coding sequence ATGATCCTCCGTATCGCCCTCCCCGTCGTCGCCGCCGTTGCCGTGCACCAGCCGCTGCAGGGGCTCGATCCGCTCTTTCCCGGCAACGCCCCGGCCCCCGCGTCCGCGGTCTCTCCATCCGGCGCCACGCCCTCCTCTTCTCCTGCGGCGCCGTCCGAGTCCGGCGCCGACGCCGCACGAGCGGCCGTCGCGGAGGGGGAGCGGCTCCTCGCGGAGGGCGATTTCGACGGGGCGCTGAAGGCCTTCACGAAGGCCGCCGCGCTCGATCCGAAGAACGCCGACGCCTACAACGGGGCCGGCAACTGCTACTACGCGCAGGAGAAGATCGATCTCGCCATCGAGGCGTTCAAGAGGGCGGTCGCGCACGACCCCGGGATGAGCTCGGCCTACTTCAACCTCGGGCACTGCCACGCGGTGAAGCAGCAGTGGGAGCTGGCCATCATCCATTACGGGAAGGCGGTCAAGGACAACCCGAAAAACGCCAAGGCCCACTTCGAGCTCGCGAACGCCTACTTCATCACGAAAAACTACCCCAACGCCAAACTGCACTACGAGAAGGCGGCCGAGATCTTCGGGGAGAAGACCTCGCAGGGCGAGGACGCCCTCCGCAACGCCCTCAAGGTCGAACTGCTGATGAAGCGGATGGGCGGGTGA
- a CDS encoding tetratricopeptide repeat protein, which yields MITYAAALLLSCAVPAQQRDAPLLRFLSLRPTPAPAPNAAPPGGELPLLRFIELKAHNASLAGPGEQCRVAVLAFRLESGQARDEWLAVELADSLGRKLDSFGGLAFLDAGEVRSHERRRAKGEEALDDRETARLARRIGADIVVSGTVRRSGDAVSVALEARRPSTAAPPGRFRVEGLLGRLCELEARMAARLAALLGVPPSDAEMERLAACPTSSPAAFEELARARQSPDGSHARIQHLQKAVEADPGCVEARLMLGDAYYGIGATYRYVEWFNMALAEYRKAVALSPGCGEAYRGMGLVYMMNGRYDLARRALEKAVETDPDPRAARSALTRLEGMGR from the coding sequence GTGATAACCTATGCAGCTGCGCTCCTCCTCTCGTGCGCCGTCCCGGCGCAGCAGCGGGACGCCCCGCTCCTGAGATTCCTCTCCCTCCGACCGACCCCGGCGCCCGCGCCAAACGCGGCCCCGCCAGGCGGAGAGCTTCCGCTTTTGCGCTTCATCGAGCTCAAGGCGCACAACGCCTCTTTGGCGGGGCCCGGGGAGCAGTGCCGCGTCGCGGTCCTCGCGTTCCGTCTCGAGTCCGGGCAGGCGCGCGACGAATGGCTCGCCGTCGAACTGGCCGATTCGCTCGGGCGAAAGCTGGATTCGTTCGGCGGCTTGGCGTTTCTGGACGCGGGCGAGGTGCGGTCGCACGAGCGCCGTCGCGCAAAGGGGGAGGAGGCGCTCGACGACAGGGAGACGGCGCGTCTCGCGCGCCGCATCGGGGCCGACATCGTCGTCTCGGGCACCGTGAGGCGGAGCGGCGACGCCGTTTCCGTGGCGCTGGAGGCGCGGCGGCCGTCCACCGCGGCCCCGCCCGGCAGGTTCCGAGTGGAAGGGCTCCTCGGCCGCCTCTGCGAGCTCGAGGCGCGGATGGCCGCCCGGCTCGCGGCCCTTCTCGGCGTCCCGCCGAGCGACGCCGAGATGGAACGGCTCGCGGCGTGCCCGACATCCTCGCCCGCCGCGTTCGAGGAGCTGGCGAGGGCCCGGCAGTCGCCCGACGGATCGCACGCGAGGATACAGCACCTCCAGAAGGCGGTGGAGGCGGACCCCGGGTGCGTCGAGGCGCGTCTGATGCTCGGGGACGCGTACTACGGCATCGGGGCGACGTACCGGTACGTGGAGTGGTTCAATATGGCGCTCGCCGAGTACCGGAAGGCGGTGGCGCTCTCCCCCGGCTGCGGGGAGGCCTACCGCGGGATGGGGCTGGTCTACATGATGAACGGCCGCTACGACCTCGCCCGGCGCGCGCTCGAGAAGGCGGTGGAGACGGATCCGGACCCCAGGGCCGCGAGGAGCGCGCTGACGCGGCTGGAGGGGATGGGGCGCTGA
- a CDS encoding tetratricopeptide repeat protein, with protein sequence MNPRARLVVLVPCLALLAALAFGRALEAPFFWDDDALIVTNPWLGTPGGVPRFFLPAFWRGISFAEDYRPVEMLSYSLDHAFWRTRPAGFHLTNLLVHVFNCAALVTLAWLLFENAHAAALAGLLFAVHPMHSEPVVWIQNRSELLAAAFSLACMCAFLRWARDTRGGAGLYACALAAFALALLSKENAAILPLLLASLLAVAVPARRGAWRGLAPFLALAVLFAAVKLGLLSHSRPSPATALLAGAYPRLTVVATTLALYLGMLLFPARFCLDRLLKVPVLPPEAAPLLALAAISLVFAAAFRGLVRRRPWGVALALTLLPLLPASNIVFLSGRPLSEGRLYLASAGFCLGAALFIDRAARRPAARRLAAALAASLAAAWFVASAARTGYWLDERVLWERTLEASPFSWRTKLFLSRIYSREGRPDEAIGLIKGILRYSEPRPSMAFVDLGRAYGALGWSARARAAFERAAAAGPDNPVARLCLGEAYRLEGRFDEALREFEAVGRLRPDSGKGLLLAAGVFSARGDHAAALDALRRVIARHPGSVEALAAAAAAHAARGEDAEAERLFTEARSLDPSSPALLNNLGLFLERRGRLEEALAIYREAAEAGPDRWAPRYNAAVILEAQGRLAEAVVALMQAAALRPGHAGLRKEVGRLLDLTGNTRLDPGAWERIANAHAALLQAQGIYCARTGETKEAIGCFEALIALDPRNGEARANLARTLAERGEHRRALEEYRAAARLLPDSAAIQAGMGACYAEIGMRGEAEAAWARALRLDPHAREPRRNLSRLRRLR encoded by the coding sequence ATGAACCCTCGTGCGCGTCTCGTCGTTCTCGTTCCCTGCCTCGCCCTCCTCGCGGCGCTCGCCTTCGGCCGCGCGCTGGAGGCCCCGTTCTTCTGGGACGACGACGCACTCATCGTCACGAACCCGTGGCTGGGGACCCCGGGAGGGGTGCCGCGCTTCTTCCTCCCGGCGTTCTGGCGGGGCATCTCGTTCGCCGAGGACTACCGCCCCGTCGAGATGCTCTCCTACAGCCTCGACCACGCCTTCTGGCGCACCAGGCCGGCCGGCTTCCACCTCACCAACCTCCTGGTGCACGTCTTCAACTGCGCCGCCCTTGTAACCCTCGCCTGGCTCCTCTTCGAGAACGCCCACGCGGCGGCCCTCGCGGGCCTCCTCTTCGCCGTGCACCCGATGCACAGCGAACCGGTGGTGTGGATCCAGAACCGTTCCGAACTCCTCGCCGCAGCCTTCTCGCTGGCCTGCATGTGCGCCTTCCTGCGCTGGGCGCGCGACACGCGGGGCGGGGCGGGACTCTACGCATGCGCGCTCGCCGCCTTCGCGCTCGCCCTCCTGTCGAAGGAGAACGCGGCGATCCTGCCGCTCCTCCTCGCCTCCCTGCTTGCCGTCGCCGTCCCCGCGCGGCGGGGCGCCTGGCGCGGTCTCGCGCCGTTTCTCGCGCTCGCCGTCCTGTTCGCGGCCGTCAAGCTCGGCCTCCTCTCCCACAGCCGCCCCTCCCCCGCCACCGCCCTCCTCGCGGGGGCGTACCCGCGCCTGACCGTGGTGGCCACGACGCTCGCCCTCTACCTCGGGATGCTCCTCTTCCCCGCCCGCTTCTGTCTCGACCGCCTCCTCAAGGTGCCGGTCCTCCCCCCCGAGGCGGCGCCGCTCCTGGCGCTCGCGGCGATCTCCCTCGTCTTCGCCGCCGCCTTCCGCGGCCTCGTCCGCCGGAGACCGTGGGGCGTTGCCCTCGCCCTCACCCTGCTGCCGCTCCTGCCGGCGTCCAATATCGTCTTCCTCTCCGGGCGCCCGCTCTCCGAGGGGCGGCTGTATCTCGCCTCCGCGGGCTTCTGTCTCGGGGCCGCTCTCTTCATCGACCGGGCGGCGCGACGCCCGGCCGCGCGCCGTCTCGCCGCGGCGCTCGCCGCCTCCCTCGCGGCGGCATGGTTCGTCGCCTCCGCCGCGCGGACCGGCTACTGGCTCGACGAGCGGGTGCTCTGGGAGCGGACGCTCGAGGCGTCGCCGTTCAGTTGGCGGACGAAGCTGTTCCTCTCCCGGATCTACTCCCGCGAGGGCCGCCCCGACGAGGCGATCGGCCTCATCAAGGGGATCCTGCGCTACTCGGAGCCCAGGCCTTCGATGGCGTTCGTCGATCTCGGGCGGGCCTACGGCGCGCTGGGGTGGAGCGCGCGGGCGCGCGCCGCGTTCGAGCGGGCGGCTGCCGCCGGCCCCGACAACCCGGTCGCGCGGCTATGCCTCGGTGAGGCGTACCGCCTCGAGGGGAGGTTCGACGAGGCGCTCCGGGAGTTCGAGGCGGTCGGGCGTCTGCGTCCCGACAGCGGCAAAGGGCTTCTCCTCGCCGCAGGGGTGTTCAGCGCCCGGGGCGATCATGCGGCGGCTCTCGACGCGCTCCGGCGGGTCATCGCTCGGCATCCGGGCAGCGTCGAGGCGCTCGCGGCCGCCGCCGCGGCGCACGCGGCGCGCGGCGAGGACGCCGAGGCCGAGCGGCTCTTCACCGAGGCCCGTTCCCTCGACCCGTCCTCTCCGGCGCTCCTCAACAACCTCGGCCTCTTCCTCGAGCGACGGGGGCGCCTCGAGGAGGCCCTCGCCATCTACAGGGAGGCCGCTGAAGCGGGCCCGGACCGCTGGGCCCCGCGCTACAACGCGGCGGTGATCCTCGAGGCGCAGGGGCGCCTCGCCGAGGCCGTGGTGGCCCTGATGCAGGCCGCGGCGCTTCGGCCCGGACACGCCGGCCTCCGGAAGGAGGTCGGCCGGCTGCTCGATCTGACGGGAAATACCCGGCTCGACCCGGGCGCGTGGGAGCGGATCGCAAACGCGCACGCGGCGCTGCTTCAGGCGCAGGGGATCTACTGCGCGCGCACCGGGGAGACGAAGGAGGCGATCGGATGCTTCGAGGCGCTCATCGCGCTCGACCCGCGAAACGGCGAGGCGCGGGCCAATCTCGCGCGCACGCTCGCCGAGCGCGGCGAGCACCGGCGGGCGCTGGAGGAGTACCGGGCCGCGGCGCGGCTCCTGCCGGATTCCGCGGCGATCCAGGCGGGGATGGGGGCGTGCTATGCCGAGATCGGGATGCGCGGGGAGGCGGAGGCGGCGTGGGCCCGGGCCCTGCGGCTCGATCCGCACGCCAGGGAGCCCCGGAGGAACCTGTCACGCCTCAGGCGCCTCCGCTGA
- a CDS encoding tetratricopeptide repeat protein yields the protein MSDRKASRRRPPVGRTRPPRRASLSASSCARLIRRCVAGGDFDGALSAYRLFSEKTAEIRVPAHALASACAEAGNVRIAVAAYRGLLRRYPADYPFYKELEKLYLRSGQPRRALALYEGMAPDNPLRRKGLKRMTGIYWRLGDLSRAVSCLKREIREYGFTARLGRELGKFYLLQKRYVGAIEQFGSALAEDKGDRETRTWLGIALMENENYELAEYEFSELLREKPNDFQALVHIAELRIRQNRLVEARRVLEEMDRRWPGNSRVTLCRAEIEFLEGRPDEAARLGEQALSRTPFYYIWEQVRCHRILTHAYRALREPARARLHKEMQGALQQSRDVFGGLIRIAELKISTGALDEGRGILERILDLYPGNARARVALAELSLRDPDCRRAVEIAEGVLRDAPRRFGADILRAHAVLARAYARLGQKVPAAFHRRRRAEAKARLGA from the coding sequence ATGAGCGACAGGAAAGCTTCTCGACGGCGCCCCCCGGTGGGGCGCACACGGCCTCCCCGCCGTGCCTCCCTCTCCGCATCCTCCTGCGCGCGCCTCATCCGGCGTTGCGTGGCGGGGGGTGATTTCGACGGCGCCCTCAGCGCCTATCGACTCTTCTCGGAGAAGACCGCGGAGATCCGGGTCCCCGCGCACGCCCTCGCCTCCGCCTGTGCCGAAGCGGGCAACGTGCGCATCGCGGTCGCCGCCTACCGGGGGCTCCTGCGTCGCTATCCCGCCGACTACCCGTTCTACAAGGAGCTCGAGAAGCTCTACCTCCGTTCGGGGCAGCCGCGCCGCGCGCTGGCCCTCTACGAGGGGATGGCGCCGGACAATCCGCTCAGGAGGAAGGGCCTGAAGCGGATGACCGGCATCTACTGGCGCCTCGGCGACCTCTCCAGGGCCGTCTCCTGCCTGAAGCGGGAGATACGGGAGTACGGATTCACCGCGCGCCTCGGGAGGGAGCTCGGCAAGTTCTACCTGCTGCAGAAGCGCTACGTGGGGGCCATCGAGCAGTTCGGAAGCGCCCTCGCCGAGGACAAGGGCGACCGCGAGACGCGGACCTGGCTCGGGATCGCCCTCATGGAGAACGAAAACTACGAGCTCGCGGAGTACGAGTTCTCGGAGCTGCTGCGCGAAAAACCGAACGATTTTCAGGCCCTTGTGCATATCGCGGAGCTGCGCATCCGGCAGAACCGGCTCGTCGAGGCGCGCCGCGTCCTGGAGGAGATGGACCGGCGCTGGCCCGGCAACTCCCGGGTGACACTCTGCCGCGCCGAGATCGAGTTTCTGGAGGGCCGCCCGGATGAGGCGGCGCGCCTCGGCGAGCAGGCGCTCTCCCGGACGCCGTTCTACTACATCTGGGAACAGGTGCGCTGCCACCGGATCCTCACGCACGCCTATCGGGCGCTCCGCGAGCCGGCCCGCGCGCGCCTCCACAAGGAGATGCAGGGAGCGCTCCAGCAGTCCCGCGACGTCTTCGGGGGACTGATACGGATCGCCGAGCTCAAGATCAGCACCGGGGCGCTGGACGAGGGGAGGGGGATACTCGAGCGCATCCTCGATCTGTACCCCGGCAACGCCCGCGCCCGGGTCGCGCTCGCCGAGCTCTCCCTTCGCGACCCGGACTGCCGCAGGGCCGTGGAGATCGCGGAGGGGGTGTTGCGCGACGCCCCGCGGCGCTTCGGCGCGGATATCCTCCGTGCCCACGCGGTGCTCGCCCGCGCCTATGCGCGGCTCGGCCAGAAGGTGCCTGCCGCGTTCCACCGCCGCCGGCGCGCCGAGGCGAAGGCGCGCCTGGGCGCGTGA
- the ispH gene encoding 4-hydroxy-3-methylbut-2-enyl diphosphate reductase, whose translation MIRVARNAGFCMGVKRALDLVRRLAAEGRGPIYTDGPLIHNPGIVETLARERIRALKDGESPGSGLIVIRAHGVSPRRREELKRIGLPLFDATCPDVAKVQAIVRRYARDGYEIAIVGDRGHAEVEGLLGFSEGGGRVVGSQRDVDTLPPGARVCVVAQTTQDAQLFRELAERIRLCAAECVVCDTICRSTKERQAEALDIARQADAVIVVGGKNSANTARLATIVGAAGVKVIHAESEKDLCARDFAEAQRIGIVAGASTPPWSIERVEKWLRLHRFASAPPAAPGCSGPSCASEKPDNPHPGKNLC comes from the coding sequence ATGATACGCGTCGCACGGAACGCGGGGTTCTGCATGGGGGTGAAGCGCGCCCTCGATCTCGTCCGGCGCCTCGCGGCGGAGGGCCGCGGACCGATCTACACCGACGGCCCGCTGATCCACAACCCCGGGATCGTCGAGACGCTCGCGCGCGAGCGGATCCGCGCCTTGAAGGACGGCGAGTCGCCGGGGAGCGGCCTCATCGTCATCCGGGCGCACGGCGTCTCCCCGAGGCGCCGGGAGGAGCTGAAGCGGATCGGTCTCCCGCTCTTCGACGCGACCTGTCCGGATGTCGCCAAGGTCCAGGCGATCGTGCGCCGGTACGCGAGGGACGGGTACGAGATCGCCATCGTCGGCGACCGCGGGCATGCCGAGGTCGAGGGGCTGCTCGGCTTCAGCGAAGGAGGCGGGCGCGTTGTCGGCTCGCAGAGAGACGTCGATACACTGCCGCCCGGCGCCAGGGTCTGCGTCGTGGCCCAGACCACGCAGGACGCGCAACTGTTCCGCGAACTGGCGGAACGCATTCGCCTGTGCGCCGCGGAGTGCGTGGTCTGCGACACGATCTGCCGCTCGACCAAGGAGCGGCAGGCGGAGGCGCTCGACATCGCCCGGCAGGCGGACGCGGTGATCGTCGTCGGGGGGAAAAACAGCGCCAACACCGCGCGCCTCGCCACGATCGTCGGGGCCGCGGGGGTGAAGGTCATCCACGCCGAGTCTGAAAAGGATCTCTGCGCAAGGGATTTCGCCGAGGCCCAACGAATCGGTATCGTGGCGGGCGCGAGCACCCCCCCCTGGTCCATCGAGCGCGTGGAGAAATGGTTGCGCCTCCATCGTTTCGCGTCCGCCCCCCCCGCCGCGCCCGGCTGTTCCGGTCCGTCCTGCGCCTCCGAGAAACCCGACAATCCCCACCCGGGGAAAAATCTGTGTTGA
- a CDS encoding ABC transporter ATP-binding protein, whose translation MLELSGLTKRFGGVTAVDRLDLKVRGGEIFALLGPNGAGKTTAVRMIAGLLRPTSGVIRIAGFDAAAEGMRARARLGFVPDIPFLYDKLTVVETLDFAASVYGEAGGDEARAREEMLSRFGLNGVRHDLAEALSHGMRQRLVFAMAMLHAPSLMVVDEPFVGLDPKSACAVKDALRERARAGGAVLLCTHTLPAAEELADRIGILHHGRMAVEGTLDELQAKAGNAGSLEEIFLTATAEEAEP comes from the coding sequence ATGCTCGAGCTCTCCGGACTGACGAAACGATTCGGCGGCGTCACGGCGGTGGACCGCCTCGACCTCAAGGTCCGCGGCGGGGAGATATTCGCCTTGCTCGGGCCCAACGGCGCGGGCAAGACCACCGCGGTGAGGATGATCGCCGGGCTGCTGCGGCCGACCTCCGGCGTCATACGCATCGCCGGATTCGACGCCGCGGCGGAGGGGATGCGCGCCCGGGCGCGCCTGGGCTTCGTCCCCGACATCCCGTTCCTCTACGACAAGCTCACGGTCGTCGAGACGCTCGATTTCGCGGCGAGCGTGTACGGCGAGGCGGGCGGCGACGAGGCGCGGGCCAGGGAGGAGATGCTCTCGCGGTTCGGACTGAACGGGGTGCGGCACGACCTCGCAGAGGCGCTCTCGCACGGGATGCGCCAGCGCCTCGTATTCGCGATGGCGATGCTGCACGCCCCGTCGCTGATGGTCGTCGACGAGCCGTTCGTCGGCCTCGACCCCAAGAGCGCATGCGCGGTGAAGGACGCCCTGCGGGAACGGGCGCGGGCGGGGGGGGCGGTCCTGCTCTGCACGCACACGCTCCCCGCCGCCGAGGAGCTCGCCGACAGGATCGGCATCCTGCACCACGGCAGGATGGCGGTCGAGGGGACGCTCGACGAGCTTCAGGCGAAGGCCGGGAACGCGGGCAGCCTCGAGGAGATCTTCCTGACGGCCACCGCGGAGGAGGCGGAACCGTGA